One window of the Triticum dicoccoides isolate Atlit2015 ecotype Zavitan chromosome 3B, WEW_v2.0, whole genome shotgun sequence genome contains the following:
- the LOC119281397 gene encoding probable auxin efflux carrier component 8, with product MISWVAIYHVLEATTPLYVAMILAYLSIKWWKLFTPEQCSGINKFVANFSIPLLSFQVISTNNPYDMNLKLIFADILQKSIALLGFAAISRACCVEKFDWLITGFSLSTLPNTLIVGIPLLKGMYGDEAVKLISQIVVLQSLIWYTLLLFLLEFRAAKGIAAAPSSEIVDEEEAGTLGATQQTYQEGQSKGVSARCSRAFRFLLVIGVKLVMNPNIYACLIGLIWALISFRWQIQLPLIVSNSIRILSDGGLGMAMFSLGLFTALQTKIIACGTKKMLLSLGFRFFLGPALMMVSSYAVGMRGILLKVAIVQAALPQGVVPFVFAKEYNVHADILSTAIIVGMMVAVPAALAYYFVI from the exons ATGATCTCTTGGGTAGCCATCTACCATGTTCTTGAAGCGACAACACCATTGTATGTAGCCATGATACTAGCCTACCTATCCATAAAATGGTGGAAGTTGTTCACTCCAGAGCAGTGCTCTGGGATCAACAAGTTCGTGGCCAACTTCTCCATCCCTCTTCTCTCTTTCCAGGTCATCTCCACAAACAATCCTTACGACATGAACCTCAAGCTCATATTCGCAGACATCCTACAGAAGTCGATCGCCTTGCTGGGGTTTGCAGCCATATCTAGAGCATGTTGTGTGGAGAAGTTTGATTGGCTCATTACAGGTTTCTCTTTGTCGACACTGCCCAATACGCTGATTGTCGGTATCCCATTGCTGAAAGGAATGTATGGTGATGAAGCTGTCAAGCTGATAAGTCAGATAGTTGTCCTACAGAGCCTAATTTGGTACACACTTCTTCTCTTTCTGCTTGAATTCCGAGCCGCCAAAGGAATAGCTGCCGCACCATCATCTGAAATTGTAG ATGAGGAAGAAGCAGGTACTCTAGGAGCTACACAACAGACATACCAAGAGGGCCAGTCAAAAGGTGTATCAGCAAGATGTTCTAGGGCCTTCCGCTTTTTGTTGGTGATTGGGGTGAAGTTAGTGATGAATCCGAACATTTACGCATGCCTGATCGGTCTGATTTGGGCACTGATTAGCTTCAG GTGGCAAATACAGTTACCCTTGATCGTCAGTAACTCCATAAGGATACTCTCAGATGGAGGGCTGGGAATGGCAATGTTCAGCCTAG GTCTTTTCACAGCtctacaaacaaaaattatagcctGTGGAACTAAGAAGATGCTACTGTCACTAGGCTTCAGGTTCTTTCTAGGACCAGCCCTGATGATGGTCTCTTCCTATGCTGTTGGGATGCGTGGAATCTTGCTCAAAGTGGCCATTGTGCAG GCAGCATTACCTCAAGGAGTAGTGCCATTTGTATTTGCGAAGGAGTATAATGTGCATGCAGATATTCTAAGCACTGC GATAATTGTTGGTATGATGGTTGCAGTTCCTGCCGCCCTAGCTTACTACTTTGTTATCTAA